Proteins encoded together in one Benincasa hispida cultivar B227 chromosome 1, ASM972705v1, whole genome shotgun sequence window:
- the LOC120085083 gene encoding pentatricopeptide repeat-containing protein At3g06920 isoform X1: MKMLLRNIGAGQINCLDLKYRNPIKFSFKFFSSYAGDSSQTTNRNGAPVSGGGGLVPATKYEDKRQVLDGVCQILETGPWGSLVENKLAELDAKPNTELVIGVLRRLKDVNNAVNYFRWAERVTDLAHCPEAYNSLLMVMARTRKFNCLEQILEEMSIAGFGPSNNTCIEIVLSLVKSRKLREAFTFMQTMRKLKFRPAFSAYTTLIGALSASHDSDCMLTLFQQMQELGYEVNVHLFTTLIRVFAREGRVDAALSLLDEMKSNSLEPDVVLYNVCIDCFGKAGKVDMAWKFFHEMKANGLVLDDVTHTSMIGVLCKADRMNEAVELFEHMDQNKQVPCAYAYNTMIMGYGMAGKFDEAYSLLERQRRKGCIPSVVAYNCILTCLGRKGRVDEALKLFEEMKKDAIPNLSTYNIMIDMLCKAGQLETALVVRDAMKDAGLFPNVITVNIMVDRLCKAQRLDDACSIFEGLDHKTCTPDTVTYCSLIEGLGKHGRVDDAYKLYEQMLDSDQIPNAVVYTSLIRNFFKCGRKEDGHKIYNEMIRLGCSPDLLLLNTYMDCVFKAGEIEKGRALFQEIKALGFIPDVRSYTILIHGLVKAGFAHESYELFYTMKEQGCVLDTRAYNTVINGFCKSGKVNKAYQLLEEMKTKGHEPTVVTYGSVIDGLAKIDRLDEAYMLFEEAKSKGVELNVVIYSSLIDGFGKVGRIDEAYLIMEELMQKGLTPSVYTWNCLLDALVKAEEISEALVCFQSMKDLKCTPNYITYSILIHGLCKIRKFNKAFVFWQEMQKQGLKPNVFTYTTMISGLAKAGNIAEANALFEKFKEKGGVPDSAIYNAIIEGLSNANRALDAYRIFEETRSKGCSIHTKTCVVLLDSLHKAECIEQAAIVGAVLRETAKAQHAARSWT, translated from the exons ATGAAGATGCTTCTAAGGAACATAG GTGCAGGACAAATCAATTGTCTTGATTTGAAGTACAGAAACcctattaaattttcttttaaatttttttcctcgTATGCTGGGGATTCTTCTCAAACAACAAATAGAAATGGGGCCCCTGTTTCTGGTGGGGGTGGTCTGGTGCCGGCAACAAAGTATGAGGACAAGAGACAAGTTTTAGATGGTGTGTGCCAAATTTTGGAGACTGGTCCTTGGGGATCTTTGGTTGAGAATAAGTTAGCGGAGCTTGACGCAAAACCAAATACAGAATTGGTAATTGGAGTCTTAAGGAGGCTGAAGGACGTAAACAATGCAGTAAATTACTTTCGATGGGCTGAGAGAGTAACAGACCTAGCACATTGCCCTGAAGCATACAATTCACTTCTCATGGTTATGGCTAGAACTAGAAAGTTTAATTGCTTGGAACAAATATTGGAAGAAATGAGTATTGCAGGTTTTGGCCCGTCAAATAACACATGTATTGAAATTGTACTAAGCCTTGTCAAATCTCGCAAGCTTAGAGAAGCTTTTACATTTATGCAAACTATGAGAAAGTTAAAATTCCGCCCAGCCTTTTCAGCATACACAACTTTGATTGGTGCACTATCTGCATCTCATGATTCTGATTGCATGCTCACCTTATTTCAGCAAATGCAGGAGCTTGGCTATGAAGTTAATGTTCATTTATTCACTACTCTCATTCGTGTATTTGCTAGAGAGGGTCGAGTTGATGCTGCACTCTCTCTTTTGGATGAGATGAAGAGCAATTCTTTAGAACCAGATGTTGTTCTTTATAATGTCTGTATAGATTGCTTTGGGAAGGCTGGGAAGGTGGATATGGCTTGGAAATTTTTTCATGAAATGAAAGCTAATGGTTTGGTTCTTGATGATGTAACTCATACTAGCATGATAGGAGTTCTCTGTAAAGCTGACAGGATGAATGAAGCAGTTGAGCTATTTGAACATATGGATCAAAACAAGCAAGTGCCTTGTGCATATGCATATAATACTATGATCATGGGTTATGGTATGGCTGGAAAGTTTGATGAGGCATACAGCTTACTTGAGAGACAGAGAAGAAAAGGATGCATTCCAAGTGTCGTCGCATATAATTGCATTCTTACTTGTCTTGGGAGGAAGGGGCGGGTAGACGAGGCATTAAAACTTTTTGAAGAGATGAAGAAAGATGCCATTCCCAATCTTTCAACATATAATATTATGATTGACATGCTTTGTAAGGCTGGACAACTCGAGACAGCGTTGGTTGTCCGGGATGCCATGAAAGATGCTGGGTTGTTTCCTAATGTTATTACAGTAAACATAATGGTTGACAGATTGTGTAAAGCCCAAAGACTTGATGATGCTTGTTCTATTTTCGAAGggttggatcataaaacttgCACACCTGATACAGTAACATATTGTTCTCTTATAGAAGGATTGGGTAAGCATGGGAGAGTAGATGATGCCTACAAGCTATATGAACAGATGTTGGATTCTGACCAGATCCCAAATGCTGTTGTGTATACATCTCTCATAAGGAACTTTTTCAAGTGTGGAAGGAAGGAGGATGGCCACAAGATATATAACGAAATGATACGTCTAGGTTGTTCTCCTGACCTGCTGCTTCTTAATACCTACATGGATTGCGTTTTTAAAGCTGGAGAAATTGAGAAGGGCCGGGCCTTGTTTCAGGAGATTAAGGCCCTAGGATTTATTCCAGATGTGAGGAGTTATACAATCCTAATTCATGGCTTGGTGAAAGCAGGTTTTGCGCATGAATCTTATGAGTTGTTCTACACAATGAAGGAACAAGGTTGTGTTCTGGATACTCGTGCATATAACACCGTTATCAATGGATTCTGCAAGTCTGGCAAGGTAAATAAAGCTTATCAATTGCTAGAGGAGATGAAGACAAAGGGTCATGAACCCACTGTTGTTACTTATGGTTCTGTTATCGATGGGCTTGCAAAGATTGACCGGCTTGATGAGGCATATATGCTCTTTGAAGAAGCAAAGTCGAAAGGAGTAGAACTAAATGTTGTTATATATAGCAGTCTAATCGATGGATTTGGGAAAGTGGGTAGAATCGATGAAGCATACTTGATCATGGAAGAGTTGATGCAAAAAGGTTTGACACCTAGTGTATACACATGGAATTGCTTGCTTGATGCATTGGTGAAAGCAGAAGAAATTAGCGAAGCCCTTGTTTGCTTTCAGTCTATGAAAGACTTGAAATGTACTCCTAATTATATAACTTATAGCATTCTAATTCATGGTCTTTGTAAGATTAGAAAATTCAATAAGGCATTCGTGTTCTGGCAAGAGATGCAGAAGCAAGGCTTAAAGCCTAATGTATTCACCTACACCACCATGATCTCAGGACTCGCTAAGGCTGGAAACATTGCGGAGGCAAATGCTCTTTTCGAGAAGTTTAAGGAAAAGGGCGGTGTGCCTGATTCTGCTATTTACAATGCTATAATAGAAGGGTTAAGTAATGCAAACAGGGCATTGGATGCTTATAGAATTTTTGAGGAAACTCGATCGAAAGGTTGTAGTATTCACACGAAAACTTGTGTTGTTCTATTAGATTCACTGCATAAGGCTGAATGCATCGAGCAGGCTGCAATCGTGGGTGCTGTATTACGGGAAACTGCTAAGGCTCAGCATGCTGCAAGATCCTGGACATAA
- the LOC120085083 gene encoding pentatricopeptide repeat-containing protein At3g06920 isoform X2 has product MFISGAGQINCLDLKYRNPIKFSFKFFSSYAGDSSQTTNRNGAPVSGGGGLVPATKYEDKRQVLDGVCQILETGPWGSLVENKLAELDAKPNTELVIGVLRRLKDVNNAVNYFRWAERVTDLAHCPEAYNSLLMVMARTRKFNCLEQILEEMSIAGFGPSNNTCIEIVLSLVKSRKLREAFTFMQTMRKLKFRPAFSAYTTLIGALSASHDSDCMLTLFQQMQELGYEVNVHLFTTLIRVFAREGRVDAALSLLDEMKSNSLEPDVVLYNVCIDCFGKAGKVDMAWKFFHEMKANGLVLDDVTHTSMIGVLCKADRMNEAVELFEHMDQNKQVPCAYAYNTMIMGYGMAGKFDEAYSLLERQRRKGCIPSVVAYNCILTCLGRKGRVDEALKLFEEMKKDAIPNLSTYNIMIDMLCKAGQLETALVVRDAMKDAGLFPNVITVNIMVDRLCKAQRLDDACSIFEGLDHKTCTPDTVTYCSLIEGLGKHGRVDDAYKLYEQMLDSDQIPNAVVYTSLIRNFFKCGRKEDGHKIYNEMIRLGCSPDLLLLNTYMDCVFKAGEIEKGRALFQEIKALGFIPDVRSYTILIHGLVKAGFAHESYELFYTMKEQGCVLDTRAYNTVINGFCKSGKVNKAYQLLEEMKTKGHEPTVVTYGSVIDGLAKIDRLDEAYMLFEEAKSKGVELNVVIYSSLIDGFGKVGRIDEAYLIMEELMQKGLTPSVYTWNCLLDALVKAEEISEALVCFQSMKDLKCTPNYITYSILIHGLCKIRKFNKAFVFWQEMQKQGLKPNVFTYTTMISGLAKAGNIAEANALFEKFKEKGGVPDSAIYNAIIEGLSNANRALDAYRIFEETRSKGCSIHTKTCVVLLDSLHKAECIEQAAIVGAVLRETAKAQHAARSWT; this is encoded by the coding sequence ATGTTTATTTCAGGTGCAGGACAAATCAATTGTCTTGATTTGAAGTACAGAAACcctattaaattttcttttaaatttttttcctcgTATGCTGGGGATTCTTCTCAAACAACAAATAGAAATGGGGCCCCTGTTTCTGGTGGGGGTGGTCTGGTGCCGGCAACAAAGTATGAGGACAAGAGACAAGTTTTAGATGGTGTGTGCCAAATTTTGGAGACTGGTCCTTGGGGATCTTTGGTTGAGAATAAGTTAGCGGAGCTTGACGCAAAACCAAATACAGAATTGGTAATTGGAGTCTTAAGGAGGCTGAAGGACGTAAACAATGCAGTAAATTACTTTCGATGGGCTGAGAGAGTAACAGACCTAGCACATTGCCCTGAAGCATACAATTCACTTCTCATGGTTATGGCTAGAACTAGAAAGTTTAATTGCTTGGAACAAATATTGGAAGAAATGAGTATTGCAGGTTTTGGCCCGTCAAATAACACATGTATTGAAATTGTACTAAGCCTTGTCAAATCTCGCAAGCTTAGAGAAGCTTTTACATTTATGCAAACTATGAGAAAGTTAAAATTCCGCCCAGCCTTTTCAGCATACACAACTTTGATTGGTGCACTATCTGCATCTCATGATTCTGATTGCATGCTCACCTTATTTCAGCAAATGCAGGAGCTTGGCTATGAAGTTAATGTTCATTTATTCACTACTCTCATTCGTGTATTTGCTAGAGAGGGTCGAGTTGATGCTGCACTCTCTCTTTTGGATGAGATGAAGAGCAATTCTTTAGAACCAGATGTTGTTCTTTATAATGTCTGTATAGATTGCTTTGGGAAGGCTGGGAAGGTGGATATGGCTTGGAAATTTTTTCATGAAATGAAAGCTAATGGTTTGGTTCTTGATGATGTAACTCATACTAGCATGATAGGAGTTCTCTGTAAAGCTGACAGGATGAATGAAGCAGTTGAGCTATTTGAACATATGGATCAAAACAAGCAAGTGCCTTGTGCATATGCATATAATACTATGATCATGGGTTATGGTATGGCTGGAAAGTTTGATGAGGCATACAGCTTACTTGAGAGACAGAGAAGAAAAGGATGCATTCCAAGTGTCGTCGCATATAATTGCATTCTTACTTGTCTTGGGAGGAAGGGGCGGGTAGACGAGGCATTAAAACTTTTTGAAGAGATGAAGAAAGATGCCATTCCCAATCTTTCAACATATAATATTATGATTGACATGCTTTGTAAGGCTGGACAACTCGAGACAGCGTTGGTTGTCCGGGATGCCATGAAAGATGCTGGGTTGTTTCCTAATGTTATTACAGTAAACATAATGGTTGACAGATTGTGTAAAGCCCAAAGACTTGATGATGCTTGTTCTATTTTCGAAGggttggatcataaaacttgCACACCTGATACAGTAACATATTGTTCTCTTATAGAAGGATTGGGTAAGCATGGGAGAGTAGATGATGCCTACAAGCTATATGAACAGATGTTGGATTCTGACCAGATCCCAAATGCTGTTGTGTATACATCTCTCATAAGGAACTTTTTCAAGTGTGGAAGGAAGGAGGATGGCCACAAGATATATAACGAAATGATACGTCTAGGTTGTTCTCCTGACCTGCTGCTTCTTAATACCTACATGGATTGCGTTTTTAAAGCTGGAGAAATTGAGAAGGGCCGGGCCTTGTTTCAGGAGATTAAGGCCCTAGGATTTATTCCAGATGTGAGGAGTTATACAATCCTAATTCATGGCTTGGTGAAAGCAGGTTTTGCGCATGAATCTTATGAGTTGTTCTACACAATGAAGGAACAAGGTTGTGTTCTGGATACTCGTGCATATAACACCGTTATCAATGGATTCTGCAAGTCTGGCAAGGTAAATAAAGCTTATCAATTGCTAGAGGAGATGAAGACAAAGGGTCATGAACCCACTGTTGTTACTTATGGTTCTGTTATCGATGGGCTTGCAAAGATTGACCGGCTTGATGAGGCATATATGCTCTTTGAAGAAGCAAAGTCGAAAGGAGTAGAACTAAATGTTGTTATATATAGCAGTCTAATCGATGGATTTGGGAAAGTGGGTAGAATCGATGAAGCATACTTGATCATGGAAGAGTTGATGCAAAAAGGTTTGACACCTAGTGTATACACATGGAATTGCTTGCTTGATGCATTGGTGAAAGCAGAAGAAATTAGCGAAGCCCTTGTTTGCTTTCAGTCTATGAAAGACTTGAAATGTACTCCTAATTATATAACTTATAGCATTCTAATTCATGGTCTTTGTAAGATTAGAAAATTCAATAAGGCATTCGTGTTCTGGCAAGAGATGCAGAAGCAAGGCTTAAAGCCTAATGTATTCACCTACACCACCATGATCTCAGGACTCGCTAAGGCTGGAAACATTGCGGAGGCAAATGCTCTTTTCGAGAAGTTTAAGGAAAAGGGCGGTGTGCCTGATTCTGCTATTTACAATGCTATAATAGAAGGGTTAAGTAATGCAAACAGGGCATTGGATGCTTATAGAATTTTTGAGGAAACTCGATCGAAAGGTTGTAGTATTCACACGAAAACTTGTGTTGTTCTATTAGATTCACTGCATAAGGCTGAATGCATCGAGCAGGCTGCAATCGTGGGTGCTGTATTACGGGAAACTGCTAAGGCTCAGCATGCTGCAAGATCCTGGACATAA